A genomic stretch from Telopea speciosissima isolate NSW1024214 ecotype Mountain lineage chromosome 7, Tspe_v1, whole genome shotgun sequence includes:
- the LOC122669167 gene encoding 60S ribosomal protein L29-1-like encodes MVKSKNHTAHKQSHKAHKNGIKKPKRHKHTSTKGMDPKFLRNQRYARKHNKKTGGSGTEEE; translated from the coding sequence ATGGTGAAGTCGAAGAACCACACTGCACATAAACAGTCACACAAGGCTCACAAGAATGGAATTAAGAAGCCCAAGAGGCacaaacacacatccaccaAAGGAATGGATCCCAAGTTCTTGAGGAACCAGAGGTATGCTAGGAAGCACAACAAGAAGACCGGTGGATCCGGGACTGAGGAAGAGTAA